From Bacteroides uniformis:
TGCTGAAAGAAAATCCGGGACTGGACGTCGGCCTGCACCTCGTCATCACCAGCGAGTGGGAGAACGTGAAGTGGCGTCCGCTGACCCACTGCCCCAGCCTGACGGACGAGAACGGCTATTTCTACCCGATGATGTTCCCTAACCCCGCCTATCCGGGACAGTCCATCATGGAGCAGAAATGGGACATCAAGGAGATAGAGCAGGAGTTCCGCGCACAGATAGAGACGACGCTGAAAAGCATTCCGCAACTCAGCCATCTGTCCGGACACATGCTCTCCACCGGTTTCAGCAAAGAAGTGAACGAGCTGGTGCAACGGCTCGCCAAAGAATACAACCTGCCGTCCATCGACCGCATGGACTCCTCCAAGGACTACCGGTTTACCTACATCGGGTACGACGGCCCCAAAAGAACCGCCGAAGAAAAGGAGGCCAGCTTCATCAAAGCATTGGAGAAGTTGCAGCCGGACCAGCGCTACCTTTTCTTAGACCACCCGGCACTGGACAACGATGAAATGAAAACCGTCTTCCACATCGGATATGAGGACGTGGCGCTGGACCGCCAGGGAGTGACCGACCTGCTGACAAGCCCCCGCGTCCGGAAAGCCATTGAAGACAAAGACATAAAGCTGATTTCCATCAACCAACTGACCAAGGGCCTGCCCCGCGCCGCCGCTACTCCGAAGCTGGACAAGGCCATGAACAGATATCTGGATGCCGTAAAGAAAGCCGGACAAGACCTGCACAGTATCATGATTGTGCAACACGGCAATGTCATTGCCGAAGAATGGATGGGCGAAGGGAAAGAGGATGAGCCTCACATCCTGAACTCCGTCAGCAAGACATTCACCGCCACCGCCGTGGGACTTGCCGCCTCCGAAGGCAGGCTGAAGCTGACGGACAAGGTCATCTCCTTCTTCCCCGACAAGCTTCCGGCAACCGTCAGCGAAAATCTGGCAGCCATGACCGTACGCGACCTGCTGACCATGAACTGCGGGCACGACACCGACCCCACCGGAACGGTACGCAAAAAGGCGGACGCCGATTGGGTGCAGGAGTTCCTTGCCTTCCCCGTGGAGCACAAGCCCGGTACCTTCTACACCTACAACAGCCTGGGAACCTACATGCTCTCAGCCATCGTACAGAAAGTGACGGGCGAGAAAGTGGTGGATTATCTCTATCCCCGTCTGTTCCGCCCACTTGGCATCGTCAACGCCCGGTGGCAGGAAAGCCCGCAAGGCGTCAATACCGGAGGCTGGGGGTTGTACCTCAAAACGGAAGACCTTGCCAAGATGGGACAACTGTTCCTGCAGAAAGGAAACTGGAACGGACAGCAGATTCTGCCCGAAGAATGGGTAAAGGAGGCATCTGCCTGCCAAGTGCCCTCACTGCCCGCCGGCATGAAACCGGAGATGCTGAAGAAAGCGAAGATGAGCGCCAAGACAAGCGACTGGCTGCAGGGCTACGGCTACCAGATGTGGCGCTGCCGCCACAACGCCTACCGTGCCGATGGTGCCAACGGACAATACATACTGGTGTTGCCGGACAAGGATGCTGTCATTGCCGTCACCGCCAACATCCCCGACATGCAGGCAGAGCTGAATCTAATATGGAAGTACCTGCTGCCCGCGCTATAAAACGTTTATTCTTATAAATGATTACGAAAAAGTGAAGGTTACCGGAACTTTTTCCCGGCATGGTTGTAGTAACATCATAACATTAAAAACATTAGCGTCATGGATGATATGATTTACAGAAACGACCCGATTGCCGAAGAGAACATAGACCCGCACGGACGTCCGGCAACGGATGAATTCGAGGAATGGAGCGAAGAGGTCTCCGAACGGACAGATACCGGATACAAGGACCAGAAAGTAAAATCCGCCAAGGAACGGGAGAAACGTATCCGGGAGATGGATGAAATTATAAAGAAGGACCTTAAGGAATAAATAGACAGCCACCACAGATAGCACAGATTCTCACAGATTAGTCTCTTATACTTGATATCAGAGCTTCCAATCTGTGAGAATCCGTGTAATCTGTGGTGACTGTCTATTATTTGTATCCGCCAGCCTTGGCTATGCGTTTCGGGATTTCCGTGTTGTCCATCTTACCCACGAACAGCTTGGAGCCTGCACCTACTGCGAATACCGGCACATATCCGGCTGTATGGCCACCGCTGGTCCAGCCTACCATGGCAATCTGGCTCATTACCTTCTTGGCGGCAACGGCCAGGGGCTCAGTCTTGGCATAAAGACTTTCCTCAAACACTACATGCTTGTTCACAAATGATTCTTCGTAAGCATCACGCAGCATCTTCTCCTGCTCCCAGCTCACCGGCAGCTCTTTCCAGAAACCCATCTTTTCTGCCAGGAATTCCTTCATTTCCGGCCAGTTGATAACCTTGCGCATCTTGCGTAAATCCGTGATGGAACGTGAAAGGATATCCTGAGACTGCTTCTGCTTGGCAAGGGCTTTCAGTTGAAGCTCGTACTTACCGGTACCCAGCCCCAGACCGCCGGTTTCATGGTCGGCAGTTACCACAATCAGCGTTTCTTTGGGATGCTTCTTATAGAACTCGTAAGCCACCTTGATGGCGTTGTCCATATCCACCACTTCCTCAAAGACTGTGGCGGGGTCGTTTCCGTGGCAGGCCCAGTCAATCTTTCCACCTTCAACCATCAGGAAGAAACCCTTGTTACTGCCTTTGGTCAGGAAAGAGATGGCACTCTCGGTAATTTCGGCCAGTGTCAGGTCGCCTTCCTGGCGGTCGATGGCATAGGGCAGACAAGAAGGCTCTGCCCCTTCTTTCTGGATAAGAATCATCTTGTCCGCCTGGGCAGACTTCGACTTGTATTCGTCAAGGCCTCTTGCAACGGTATAGCCGGCTTCTTCAAAGATAGGGAAGATGCTCGGAGCCTCTTTCTTGTCGGCAGTAGTAGTCGGTTTCAAGAAACCACCGCCTGCATAGAAGTCGAAACCGGCTTTCGGCAGGTCGAGGGCTATCTCGTAATACATACCACGGTCCGGCTGGTGGGCATAGAATGCAGCGGGAGTAGCATGGTCTACACTGACGCTGGTAGTTACCCCAACTTTCTTACCGGACTTTTTGGCTCTCTCGGCCACACTCTGAAGCACACTCTTGTTATCGTCCATACCAATGGCGCCGTTATAGGTCTTTGCACCGGTAGCCAGGGCTGTTCCGGCAGCAGAAGAGTCAGTCACCGAGTTGGTGGCAGAAAAGGTAGTTGCCATGCTGGCAACCGGGAAAGAAGTGAACAGCAAAGGCTTTACACCGATGCGCCCTTCTTGTTCGGCCAGATACATCTCCGTACCGTTCACCTGGTTCACACCCATTCCATCACCGATGAAATAAAACACGTACTTCGCCTGCTGGGCATAGGCCATGCCGCTGGTCAGCAGTACAAAGAACAACACATACATTAATCGTTTCATAAGCAGTTCTTATTTAAAGTTATTCGGAAAATTGCCTTTATTGTTTTTAACCGAGTAACAAAGATAAGGATTTTAAAGGATTCGGAAAACATTTCGCCCCTACAAATACATTACATATTTGCAGGGGCGAAACCACATCCGGACTCCGGGAAGCCGGAACCGGGAAATATTACAGCGATATTACTTCTTCAGAATATCCATCGTGTCCGAAGCAATCATCAGTTCCTCGTCAGTGGGGATTACCACCACCTTCACCTGAGAATCTTCGGTAGAGATAACCATTTCTTCACCGCGTACTTTGTTCTTCTCGGCATCCAGCTTTATGCCCATGAATTCCAGGCCTTCACATGCACCCCAGCGGGCACTTGCCTGATTCTCGCCGACACCACCGGTAAATACCACGATATCCACACCACCCAAAGCAGCGGCATAGGCACCGATATATTTCTTGATGCGGTAGAAGTACATTTCTTCAGCCAGAACAGCCTTCGGATTACCGGCAGCTACGGCATTTTCCAGGTCGCGCATGTCACTGGATTCACCGAAGATACCCAGCACACCGCTCTTCTTGTTCAGCAGGTTGGAGATGCCGTTGGCATCCAGACCCTCTTTCTCCATGATGAAAGAAACGGCACCGGCATCAATATCACCGCTACGGGTACCCATCATCAAACCTTCCAGCGGGGTCAAGCCCATGCTGGTGTCTACACACTTACCGTCCTTGATGGCAGTAATGGAACCACCGTTGCCAATGTGGCAAGTGATGATTTTCTTTCCTTCCGGCTCTACACCCAGAAACTCGCAGACGCGCTGCGATACGTAGCGGTGTGAGGTTCCGTGGAAACCATAACGGCGTACGCCGTACTTTTCATAAAGTTCGTAAGGCACGGCATACAGATAGGCATGCTTCGGCATGGTCTGGTGGAAAGCCGTATCGAACACACCAATCTGCGGAACATTAGGCAGAATGGCAGATATTGCATTTACACCCTTCAGGTTAGCAGGATTGTGGAGCGGAGCCAGGTCGTTGCAGGCAGTGAAGGCGGCAAGCACTTCCGGCGTCAGCCGTACAGACTCGCTGAACTTTTCGCCCCCATGCACCATACGGTGACCTACGGCATTGATTTCGTCCAAAGACTTGATGGCTCCATATTCAGGGCTTGTCAAGGTGTTCAGGATAAATTCCACACCTACGGTATGCTCTGGAATGTCCTTCTCAAGAACTTTCTTCTCGCCACTGGGCAAGGTGAACTTCAGGAAAGAGTCCTTCAAACCAATTTTTTCGATACCACCCTGGGCGATAACTTCTTTCCGGTCCATATTAAACAATTTGTATTTGATGGACGAGCTACCGCAGTTCAATACTAAGATTTTCATACTATATATCAGATTTAAAAGTTATTCAGCATTCTTTTTGGCAGCAATGGCCTGGTTGGCAGTGATGGCAATCATGCGGTACACATCCTCGATGGAGCAACCGCGTGAAAGGTCGTTCACCGGACGGGCGATACCTTGCAGGATAGGTCCTACGGCATCAGCATGTCCCAGACGTTGCACCAGTTTGTAGGAGATGTTGCCCACTTCGAGGCTGGGGACAACCAATACGTTAGCATGTCCGGCGATAGAAGAACCCGGAGCCTTGCTTGCACCTACTTCCGGTACCAAAGCTGCATCGGCCTGCAACTCACCGTCGATGGCAATATCGGGAGCCATCTCCTTGGCAATCTTCAATGCCTCGACCACCTTGTCCACCACTTCGTGCTTGGCAGAGCCCTTGGTAGAGAAGCTCAGCATGGCAACTTTCGGGTCGAGACCGGCAACTGCCTGGGCTGTACGCGCTGTACATACGGCAATCTGTGCCAATTGTTCTGCATCGGGCACCGGAGTCACAGCCACGTCACCCATCACCAGGATACCGTTCTTTCCATATTCAGGAGCATGTGTCAGCAGCAGCATGGCACCCGAAACGCAAGTGATGCCCGGGGAAGTCTTGATAATCTGCAAAGCAGGGCGAAGTACATTACCCGTAGTGTTGCGTGCACCTGCCAACTGGCCGTCAGCATCGCCGTTCTTTATAATCAGGCAGCCCAGATAAAGCGGATCGACAACCAACTTGCGAGCCTCTTCGATGGTCATGCCTTTCTTTTTGCGGAGCTCGCAAAGCAGTTGGGCATATTCTTCTTTCTTAGGATGGTCTTCCGGGTCGATAATGGTAGCCTTGTTTATATTTCCCAGCCCCCACTCTTTGGCACAAGCCTCTATCTCGGCAGGTTTTCCAAGGATAATCAAGTCGGCTACTCCGTCAGTCAAGATTTGATTGGCAGCTTTCAGTGTACGCTCTTCCGTACCCTCGGGAAGAACAATTCGTTGGCGGTTTGCTTTGGCA
This genomic window contains:
- a CDS encoding serine hydrolase gives rise to the protein MKPLRLKNMIAGCLLAAGALPVWGQSGAPTLVIRIDDLGALHSVNEACIQTYRSGIARSVEVMPVAAWYPEAIKMLKENPGLDVGLHLVITSEWENVKWRPLTHCPSLTDENGYFYPMMFPNPAYPGQSIMEQKWDIKEIEQEFRAQIETTLKSIPQLSHLSGHMLSTGFSKEVNELVQRLAKEYNLPSIDRMDSSKDYRFTYIGYDGPKRTAEEKEASFIKALEKLQPDQRYLFLDHPALDNDEMKTVFHIGYEDVALDRQGVTDLLTSPRVRKAIEDKDIKLISINQLTKGLPRAAATPKLDKAMNRYLDAVKKAGQDLHSIMIVQHGNVIAEEWMGEGKEDEPHILNSVSKTFTATAVGLAASEGRLKLTDKVISFFPDKLPATVSENLAAMTVRDLLTMNCGHDTDPTGTVRKKADADWVQEFLAFPVEHKPGTFYTYNSLGTYMLSAIVQKVTGEKVVDYLYPRLFRPLGIVNARWQESPQGVNTGGWGLYLKTEDLAKMGQLFLQKGNWNGQQILPEEWVKEASACQVPSLPAGMKPEMLKKAKMSAKTSDWLQGYGYQMWRCRHNAYRADGANGQYILVLPDKDAVIAVTANIPDMQAELNLIWKYLLPAL
- a CDS encoding alkaline phosphatase, whose product is MKRLMYVLFFVLLTSGMAYAQQAKYVFYFIGDGMGVNQVNGTEMYLAEQEGRIGVKPLLFTSFPVASMATTFSATNSVTDSSAAGTALATGAKTYNGAIGMDDNKSVLQSVAERAKKSGKKVGVTTSVSVDHATPAAFYAHQPDRGMYYEIALDLPKAGFDFYAGGGFLKPTTTADKKEAPSIFPIFEEAGYTVARGLDEYKSKSAQADKMILIQKEGAEPSCLPYAIDRQEGDLTLAEITESAISFLTKGSNKGFFLMVEGGKIDWACHGNDPATVFEEVVDMDNAIKVAYEFYKKHPKETLIVVTADHETGGLGLGTGKYELQLKALAKQKQSQDILSRSITDLRKMRKVINWPEMKEFLAEKMGFWKELPVSWEQEKMLRDAYEESFVNKHVVFEESLYAKTEPLAVAAKKVMSQIAMVGWTSGGHTAGYVPVFAVGAGSKLFVGKMDNTEIPKRIAKAGGYK
- a CDS encoding acetate/propionate family kinase; this encodes MKILVLNCGSSSIKYKLFNMDRKEVIAQGGIEKIGLKDSFLKFTLPSGEKKVLEKDIPEHTVGVEFILNTLTSPEYGAIKSLDEINAVGHRMVHGGEKFSESVRLTPEVLAAFTACNDLAPLHNPANLKGVNAISAILPNVPQIGVFDTAFHQTMPKHAYLYAVPYELYEKYGVRRYGFHGTSHRYVSQRVCEFLGVEPEGKKIITCHIGNGGSITAIKDGKCVDTSMGLTPLEGLMMGTRSGDIDAGAVSFIMEKEGLDANGISNLLNKKSGVLGIFGESSDMRDLENAVAAGNPKAVLAEEMYFYRIKKYIGAYAAALGGVDIVVFTGGVGENQASARWGACEGLEFMGIKLDAEKNKVRGEEMVISTEDSQVKVVVIPTDEELMIASDTMDILKK
- the pta gene encoding phosphate acetyltransferase — protein: MQRLINEIVERAKANRQRIVLPEGTEERTLKAANQILTDGVADLIILGKPAEIEACAKEWGLGNINKATIIDPEDHPKKEEYAQLLCELRKKKGMTIEEARKLVVDPLYLGCLIIKNGDADGQLAGARNTTGNVLRPALQIIKTSPGITCVSGAMLLLTHAPEYGKNGILVMGDVAVTPVPDAEQLAQIAVCTARTAQAVAGLDPKVAMLSFSTKGSAKHEVVDKVVEALKIAKEMAPDIAIDGELQADAALVPEVGASKAPGSSIAGHANVLVVPSLEVGNISYKLVQRLGHADAVGPILQGIARPVNDLSRGCSIEDVYRMIAITANQAIAAKKNAE